Proteins encoded in a region of the Armatimonadota bacterium genome:
- a CDS encoding HAD family phosphatase, with protein sequence MNDTRLGIAFDFDGTLVDTEVAEVDAWKTVEEIYHAIGVAETVREAIVFGPQHHAPELALEVAIRSGQPHHVVYDTYRRALYNHPIVSEKRVRPVAIDLLQACIRKNSSRVLCSGAPYGWIGPFLRDLNLREMFDEVITRDTWPPNYGKADIYADLKSRLQKSGCTLFLAFEDSPRGISDAFEGGWTPIHLPNGLITEADLRRITVPIGVLENGLGYTTSELGVTLSN encoded by the coding sequence TTGAACGACACTCGTCTCGGCATCGCGTTTGACTTCGATGGAACCCTTGTTGACACCGAGGTTGCCGAAGTAGATGCGTGGAAGACTGTGGAGGAGATTTACCATGCTATCGGCGTGGCCGAGACTGTCCGAGAAGCAATTGTTTTCGGTCCGCAACATCATGCTCCCGAACTGGCCTTAGAGGTAGCGATTCGCTCTGGACAACCTCATCACGTAGTCTACGATACATACCGGAGGGCGCTGTACAACCACCCCATCGTCTCTGAGAAGAGAGTTCGCCCGGTCGCAATTGACTTGCTTCAGGCGTGCATTCGCAAGAACTCAAGCAGAGTATTGTGCAGTGGCGCTCCATACGGTTGGATCGGGCCCTTTCTGCGGGATCTGAATTTGCGCGAAATGTTCGACGAGGTTATTACTCGAGACACCTGGCCACCGAACTACGGAAAGGCGGACATATACGCGGATCTCAAGAGCCGGCTCCAAAAGTCTGGGTGCACCCTGTTTCTCGCATTTGAGGACTCTCCAAGAGGCATTTCGGATGCTTTTGAAGGAGGATGGACACCCATCCACCTCCCAAACGGATTAATCACCGAAGCGGATCTACGGCGCATAACCGTTCCAATTGGCGTCCTTGAGAATGGCCTAGGCTACACAACGTCAGAGCTGGGTGTAACGCTCAGCAACTGA
- a CDS encoding caspase family protein translates to MIYVRAFGIEKYHDASLSTVDFAENDATDFASAWANMGHEVDARVLLSDVTTLTRIRVELDDLVGRVGERDVVVLYYAGHGFRVKDRNRLSAIDTYLERLDDSTIELEDIFRRITSLRAQKAMLFVDACHSGLELLSSTRSPTGTFSAEELRMYDRDARAVVIFASCSSDERSFPYVAARHGYWTSCLLEAISGDIPAILRENELLYAQDLQEYLAIRVPEVIRDTRRGTATQLPRAFMDFNKDFIVADLGNIIRARAVGPTGVERIADHVELRGITTGSVKSLSGFLKGKHKVFPSVTPASQAFVVGIASEDMNNLFDQIYPGLHTNLKYLYSELKANRSGDGFSIITPGFDVYASIAQSEDDSSEYKIEITTDSFRQPETVQSPGFLALFEGYLDTIVVHLPTKHDLNTTLKRLEASPLRDTVRHNHGLDISFELVDLGLEVILTSETLEFRSARGPYLKRLISNVPNALASLQSSHTGISLPLSG, encoded by the coding sequence ATGATCTACGTACGCGCATTTGGAATCGAGAAATATCACGACGCCAGCCTCTCGACAGTGGACTTCGCTGAAAACGATGCAACCGATTTCGCCAGCGCGTGGGCCAACATGGGACACGAAGTCGATGCCAGAGTCCTTCTAAGCGACGTGACCACCCTAACTCGCATCCGCGTAGAACTGGACGATCTCGTGGGAAGAGTGGGCGAACGAGACGTAGTTGTTCTCTACTATGCCGGTCACGGGTTCCGAGTAAAAGACAGGAACAGGCTCTCTGCCATTGACACTTACCTTGAACGTCTCGACGATTCGACCATAGAACTGGAAGACATTTTCCGACGAATAACTTCGTTGCGAGCTCAAAAAGCAATGCTTTTTGTTGACGCCTGTCACAGTGGGTTGGAGCTTCTTTCGTCTACTCGCTCCCCGACTGGCACTTTCTCGGCCGAGGAGTTAAGGATGTACGACAGAGACGCCCGAGCCGTAGTTATATTTGCCTCCTGCAGTAGCGATGAGCGCTCCTTTCCATACGTTGCTGCTCGGCATGGCTATTGGACAAGCTGCCTCTTGGAAGCGATATCGGGAGACATCCCTGCCATCCTTCGCGAGAATGAACTTCTATATGCCCAGGATCTGCAAGAGTACTTGGCCATACGCGTGCCGGAGGTCATCCGAGATACGCGGAGAGGCACTGCCACTCAATTGCCAAGGGCCTTTATGGACTTCAACAAAGACTTCATTGTCGCCGATCTTGGGAATATCATTCGAGCCCGAGCAGTGGGCCCAACTGGGGTCGAGCGGATCGCCGACCACGTGGAACTTCGTGGAATCACCACAGGCTCCGTGAAGTCCTTGTCGGGATTCTTGAAGGGCAAACACAAAGTGTTCCCCAGTGTCACACCGGCCTCGCAAGCATTCGTTGTGGGCATCGCGTCTGAAGACATGAATAACCTGTTCGATCAAATCTATCCGGGATTACACACGAATCTCAAGTACCTCTATTCAGAACTCAAGGCCAACCGCTCCGGCGACGGTTTCTCCATCATAACTCCCGGCTTCGATGTGTACGCGAGCATTGCTCAGAGTGAAGACGACTCCAGCGAATACAAGATAGAAATTACTACTGATTCATTTCGGCAACCGGAGACGGTCCAAAGCCCAGGGTTTCTGGCATTGTTCGAGGGCTATTTGGACACAATCGTCGTCCACTTGCCAACCAAGCACGATCTCAACACCACTCTCAAGCGGCTTGAGGCTTCGCCGCTGAGAGACACGGTTAGGCACAACCATGGTCTGGATATTTCATTCGAATTGGTTGACTTGGGTCTTGAAGTGATCCTGACCAGCGAGACGCTGGAGTTCCGATCCGCTCGCGGCCCGTACCTCAAGAGACTGATCTCCAATGTGCCGAACGCGTTGGCCTCGCTGCAAAGTTCCCATACTGGCATAAGCCTCCCCCTATCAGGATGA
- a CDS encoding heavy metal translocating P-type ATPase has translation MNTPAGMRQETDPVCGMTVTPEEAAGRAVHNGQTYYFCSQGCLERFKSDPDKYLQKQPATQAVGSADVWYVCPMHPEVRQKGTGSCPKCGMALEPEHPVAPKTVTKYVCPVHPQIVRDEPGTCPICGMALEPQTVTLEEGPDPELVDMSSRFWVSSALTLPLLLAVMPHLFGQDVSRWIPHGVLGWAEFALATPVVLWGGWPFFQRAWASVVHRSPNMFTLIAMGTGVAWLYSVVGVLAPAIFPASFRNAMGGVDLYFEAAAVITTLVLLGQVLELKARSQTSSAIKMLLGLAPKTARVVRNGEETDIPLEQVAVGDVLRVRPGEKIPVDGVVTEGTSSVDESMVTGEPMPVQKEAGSKVTGATVNGTGSFLMKAERVGSETLLAQIVKMVSEAQRSRAPIQRLADLVAGYFVPAVILIAVVTFIVWAAFGPAPAMAYAVINSVAVLIIACPCALGLATPMSIMVGTGRGAHAGVLIKSAEALETFEKVDTLVVDKTGTLTEGRPKVVSVVALIGDEASVLNIAAGLEAGSEHPLAQAILASAKERAVAAETVADFASVTGKGVTGTIGGDKAGLGNRALLVELGVEEEEAAARAEAMRAQAQTVVYVVKGTDLVGLIGIADPIKGTTPAALKALRDEGLHVVMLTGDSKTTAAAVAKELGIDDVEAEVLPERKREVIQRLQSEGKFVAMAGDGINDAPALSQAQVGIAMGTGTDVAIESASITLVKGDLSGIVRARRLSQAVMRNIRQNLFFAFVYNVLGVPIAAGLLYPFTGLLLSPMIAALAMSLSSVSVIGNSLRLRTVPL, from the coding sequence ATGAATACCCCCGCTGGTATGAGGCAGGAAACCGACCCCGTGTGCGGTATGACGGTCACGCCGGAGGAGGCGGCCGGGAGGGCCGTGCACAACGGGCAGACGTACTACTTCTGCAGCCAAGGGTGTTTGGAGCGGTTCAAGAGCGATCCTGACAAATACCTGCAGAAGCAGCCTGCAACGCAGGCGGTGGGAAGCGCGGACGTGTGGTACGTCTGTCCGATGCACCCCGAAGTGCGCCAGAAGGGGACTGGCTCGTGTCCCAAGTGCGGCATGGCCCTGGAGCCCGAGCACCCGGTCGCGCCGAAGACGGTCACGAAGTACGTCTGCCCGGTGCACCCACAGATCGTCCGGGACGAGCCAGGTACGTGCCCTATCTGTGGAATGGCGCTTGAGCCTCAGACCGTGACCCTCGAGGAGGGCCCGGATCCCGAGCTCGTCGACATGTCGAGCCGGTTCTGGGTCAGCAGCGCCCTCACGTTGCCCCTGCTTCTTGCCGTCATGCCCCATTTGTTCGGACAGGACGTCTCTCGATGGATTCCCCATGGAGTTCTCGGCTGGGCAGAGTTTGCTCTGGCGACGCCGGTCGTGCTCTGGGGCGGCTGGCCGTTCTTTCAGCGCGCTTGGGCGTCCGTCGTCCACCGCAGCCCCAACATGTTCACCTTGATCGCGATGGGGACGGGGGTCGCCTGGCTCTACAGCGTCGTGGGCGTTCTCGCTCCGGCCATTTTCCCCGCGTCCTTCAGAAACGCGATGGGAGGAGTCGACCTCTACTTCGAGGCGGCAGCGGTCATCACGACATTGGTCTTGCTTGGCCAAGTGCTTGAGCTGAAGGCTCGGAGCCAGACGAGCTCCGCGATCAAGATGCTCCTTGGACTTGCGCCAAAGACGGCGCGCGTCGTCCGGAACGGCGAAGAGACCGACATTCCCCTGGAGCAAGTCGCCGTGGGCGACGTGTTGCGGGTGAGGCCCGGCGAAAAGATCCCGGTCGACGGAGTGGTCACCGAAGGAACCAGTTCTGTCGACGAGTCCATGGTGACCGGCGAGCCCATGCCCGTGCAGAAGGAGGCGGGTTCGAAGGTGACGGGCGCGACGGTGAACGGCACAGGCTCGTTCCTGATGAAAGCGGAGCGCGTTGGCTCCGAGACGCTGCTGGCCCAGATCGTCAAGATGGTGAGCGAGGCCCAACGTAGCCGCGCCCCGATCCAGCGCCTCGCCGACTTGGTCGCGGGCTACTTTGTGCCCGCCGTGATCCTGATCGCCGTCGTCACCTTCATTGTCTGGGCAGCCTTCGGCCCGGCTCCGGCCATGGCCTATGCCGTGATCAACTCGGTCGCCGTCCTCATCATCGCCTGCCCTTGTGCTCTAGGATTGGCCACCCCGATGTCCATCATGGTCGGGACAGGAAGGGGAGCGCATGCGGGCGTCCTCATCAAGAGTGCTGAAGCTCTCGAGACGTTCGAGAAGGTGGACACCCTGGTCGTGGACAAGACGGGCACTCTGACGGAAGGACGCCCGAAGGTCGTCAGCGTCGTGGCGCTCATTGGAGACGAAGCGAGCGTCCTCAACATTGCCGCCGGGCTCGAAGCTGGTAGCGAGCACCCGCTGGCTCAAGCCATTTTGGCATCCGCGAAGGAGCGGGCGGTGGCTGCTGAGACCGTCGCTGACTTTGCTTCGGTCACCGGCAAGGGCGTCACCGGCACAATAGGAGGCGACAAGGCGGGCTTGGGCAACCGCGCCCTTCTTGTGGAACTCGGTGTCGAGGAGGAGGAGGCTGCGGCACGAGCGGAAGCGATGAGGGCCCAAGCCCAGACCGTCGTGTACGTCGTCAAGGGCACGGACTTGGTCGGGTTGATCGGTATCGCCGATCCTATCAAAGGGACTACACCTGCCGCCTTGAAAGCTCTTCGGGACGAGGGCCTTCACGTGGTCATGCTGACCGGCGATAGCAAGACCACGGCGGCTGCGGTCGCCAAAGAACTAGGGATCGACGATGTCGAGGCCGAAGTCTTGCCGGAGCGAAAGCGGGAGGTAATCCAGAGGCTACAGAGCGAAGGCAAGTTCGTCGCCATGGCGGGCGACGGCATCAACGACGCGCCGGCGCTTTCGCAGGCCCAAGTCGGCATCGCGATGGGGACGGGAACCGACGTGGCGATCGAGAGCGCTTCGATCACGCTCGTCAAGGGCGACCTCAGCGGCATTGTCCGCGCCAGAAGGCTGAGTCAGGCGGTCATGCGCAACATCCGCCAGAACCTGTTCTTCGCGTTCGTGTACAACGTACTCGGAGTCCCGATCGCCGCGGGGCTGCTCTATCCGTTCACGGGGCTCCTGTTGAGTCCCATGATCGCCGCTTTGGCAATGAGCCTAAGCTCGGTGTCTGTGATCGGGAATTCGCTCAGACTTCGAACAGTCCCGTTGTAG
- a CDS encoding metal-sensitive transcriptional regulator, with protein sequence MHANERKAIDRRLARIEGQVRGVRRLLEEDAYCCDILNQISAVSSALGQVSVALASQHVKNCIVGHGTEGAHKATKAMSRDEVLDELDEVFRKLVR encoded by the coding sequence ATGCACGCCAACGAACGGAAAGCGATCGACCGGCGCCTCGCCCGCATTGAGGGGCAGGTGCGCGGTGTCCGAAGGCTCCTTGAAGAGGACGCCTATTGCTGCGACATCCTCAACCAGATCTCGGCCGTGAGTTCTGCATTGGGTCAAGTCTCGGTCGCCCTCGCGTCGCAACACGTCAAGAACTGCATCGTCGGCCATGGTACAGAAGGGGCGCACAAAGCCACGAAAGCGATGTCCAGGGACGAAGTCCTGGACGAGCTGGACGAGGTCTTCAGGAAGCTGGTGCGATGA
- a CDS encoding TRASH domain-containing protein has protein sequence MYADYKGNRYFFCCNSCPAAFKKNSAKYASKPYVKTPKAKTVRKTHGHG, from the coding sequence TTGTACGCCGACTACAAAGGCAACCGCTACTTCTTCTGTTGCAACAGTTGCCCGGCGGCGTTCAAGAAGAACTCGGCCAAGTACGCCTCCAAACCCTACGTCAAGACTCCCAAAGCGAAGACTGTCCGCAAGACTCACGGCCATGGATAG
- a CDS encoding cupredoxin domain-containing protein has protein sequence MKARPMLLLAATLAASSLALALQHEAHHPQPPTPAKEVKGVQTITVTVADGKYAPSTIAVKKGKPVAITFKGGKHMGCGSTVQFKSLKMKQTLKEGQTVVFKFKPDKAGDVAFACPMGMYKGKVVVK, from the coding sequence ATGAAAGCAAGACCAATGCTCCTCCTCGCCGCGACTCTCGCGGCCTCGTCGCTCGCCCTCGCGCTTCAGCACGAGGCTCATCATCCGCAACCGCCGACTCCCGCCAAGGAGGTCAAGGGTGTCCAGACTATTACGGTCACCGTGGCGGACGGGAAGTACGCACCTTCCACCATTGCAGTGAAGAAGGGCAAGCCCGTCGCCATCACCTTCAAGGGCGGCAAGCACATGGGCTGCGGCTCGACCGTCCAGTTCAAGTCTCTCAAGATGAAACAAACGTTGAAAGAAGGTCAGACGGTCGTCTTCAAGTTCAAGCCCGACAAAGCTGGCGACGTTGCCTTTGCTTGTCCGATGGGCATGTACAAGGGCAAGGTGGTGGTGAAGTGA